The following proteins are encoded in a genomic region of Periophthalmus magnuspinnatus isolate fPerMag1 chromosome 23, fPerMag1.2.pri, whole genome shotgun sequence:
- the rab21 gene encoding ras-related protein Rab-21 produces MAAGGAGGGKTYSFKVVLLGEGCVGKTSLVLRYCENKFNDKHITTLQASFLTKKLNITGKRVNLAIWDTAGQERFHALGPIYYRDSNGAILVYDITDEDSFQKVKNWVKELRKMLGNEICLCIVGNKIDLDKDRHVSVEEAESYAESVGAKHYHTSAKLNKGIEELFLDLCKRMMETAQAEERLKGNGASQSASNRRGVQIVDDEPQATPAGGCCSSG; encoded by the exons ATGGCGGCCGGTGGGGCTGGTGGTGGAAAAACCTACTCTTTTAAGGTGGTGTTGCTCGGGGAAGGCTGTGTGGGCAAGACGTCTCTGGTGCTGCGATATTGCGAAAACAAATTCAACGACAAACACATTACAACTCTACAG GCATCCTTTCTTACAAAAAAGCTCAACATCACGGGAAAAAGAGTTAACCTGGCCATTTGG GACACAGCAGGTCAGGAGCGCTTCCATGCATTAGGTCCCATATACTACAGAGACTCCAATGGAGCCATACTAGTGTACGACATAACAGATGAAGACTCCTTTCAGAAA gTGAAAAATTGGGTGAAAGAGTTGAGGAAAATGCTGGGGAATGAGATATGCTTGTGTATAGTAG GTAACAAAATAGATCTGGACAAAGACAGACATGTTTCAGTGGAGGAGGCTGAAAG TTATGCTGAGTCAGTGGGAGCCAAACACTACCACACATCAGCCAAGTTAAATAAAGGCATCGAGGAGCTGTTCTTGGATCTCTGTAAAA GGATGATGGAAACAGCTCAGGCAGAGGAGCGGTTGAAGGGAAATGGTGCCAGCCAGTCGGCATCAAATAGACGAGGAGTTCAGATTGTTGACGATGAGCCACAGGCCACACCTGCTGGAGGCTGTTGCTCTTCTGGCTAA